The following are from one region of the Tachysurus fulvidraco isolate hzauxx_2018 chromosome 15, HZAU_PFXX_2.0, whole genome shotgun sequence genome:
- the si:ch73-141c7.1 gene encoding coenzyme Q-binding protein COQ10 homolog, mitochondrial: MAIKSTPLFLRALTEIYESLSFRILRKTSIRHLSSCGVLATRNSSLQFPVMLQPIPTRRFINLAAPIIARRMEYSENRTIGYSVEQIYSIVANVDQYHQFVPWCKRSKVIKQHNGNVQAHLEIGFPPLIECYVSEVTVVPNQQVRAVCTDGTLFSHLETVWWFTPASGNREDSCNVEFYVTFEFKSLLHSQLATLFFDEVVKQMVNAFEIRAAKLYGRPQDTNRMKTS, encoded by the exons ATGGCAATAAAATCTACTCCACTTTTTCTTCGAGCACTTACTGAAATATACGAGagtttgtccttcaggattttgcGAAAAACCTCCATCAG ACATTTGAGCTCATGTGGTGTGTTAGCGACACGAAATAGCAGCTTGCAGTTTCCTGTGATGTTACAACCCATCCCCACTCGCAGGTTTATTAACCTAGCTGCCCCCATCATAGCACGAAGGATGGAGTACTCTGAGAATAGGACTATTGG GTACTCTGTGGAGCAGATATACAGCATAGTAGCCAACGTGGACCAGTACCATCAGTTTGTGCCTTGGTGCAAGAGGTCTAAGGTCATAAAGCAGCACAATGGGAATGTACAGGCCCACCTGGAAATTGGTTTCCCTCCTTTAATTGAATGTTATGTGTCTGAAGTCACAGTCGTCCCTAACCAACAAGTTCGG GCCGTGTGTACAGACGGAACACTCTTTAGTCACCTTGAGACGGTGTGGTGGTTCACACCTGCTTCTGGAAACAGAGAAGATTCCTGTAACGTGGAGTTCTAT gTAACATTTGAGTTCAAGTCCCTGCTCCACTCTCAATTAGCTACATTGTTTTTTGACGAGGTGGTTAAACAGATGGTGAACGCTTTTGAGATCCGAGCAGCCAAGCTTTACGGCCGCCCTCAAGACACCAACAGGATGAAAACCTCCTGA